Genomic window (Spirosoma sp. KCTC 42546):
AACGTCACTTTCAGGTTTGAATTGTAGAGGTGAGTCACATTCACCTGCGACAGCAGTGGAGAATTCAGCGTGGTTCGCATGGTTACTCCGTTTCCAACGAAGTTCTCAGCCGCCAATCCGATGCTTCCACGCTTGTTGGCAACATCTTTTCTAATCCCCAGTGAGTACATGTAAAAACTACCCTGCGTGCCCTGCAACTGTGGACTTGGCCCCCGGAAGAAGCTAAATACCTGCGCGCTCCAGCCTTTGTTCAATTGCAACTGGCTCATTAATCGACCGCCAAGGCTTATGCCAGAATTATCGATTGTTACTGACTTCCCATCGGCCCCGGCGGTTGTGCCCTGCATATACATGTAGTACGTATCCAGTCCGCCGTTCAGGCTCCATTTTGAGGTCAGGCTCGTATTGAAGAAAACGTTAGCCCCGATGGTACGCTGCACGCCAATGTTCTGAAACGTTGTGATAATAGCCCCTGGCAGATAGCCCAACGACGTATCGGCAGGAATACGAACCTGTGATATAGCATTGTTGGTTAATCGGCCAAATACCGCGGCATTCAGATATGTTTTCTTAATGGTTGAACTCAGGCTTAATTCAACGTTATCGGTCAGTTCTGGACTCAGGGTTGGGTTACCCTTCATGATCATCTGCGGGTTAGCTGCATTTACGTTCGGGTTCAACTGTTGCAGGCCCGGCCGTTGAATCCGTCGGTTATAGGCGGCTTTCAGGGTGCTCCCTTTCAAACTTTTCGATACGTTGATACTCGGCACCAGGTTGCTGTAATTGGGAATATTCAGCGGTACATTTTCATTGGCCGTAGCCGATATGCCCGTGTGCTCATAGCGTGTTCCAACTTTAAACGTGTATTTGCTGGGCGTTACGTAGGTATACGAGATATAACCCGCTCCAATATTCTGACTGTATTTCAGTGAGCCGGATGGGTTCGTTGGATCGATGTTCAACTCGCCCGTGCTACCTCCTACCAGATACTGAAAACGACTGTCCACCTGACGCATGATGGCCTTACCCCCGAACTCCAGCAACTGGTTTTTCCGAATCGGCGTCTGGTAATCTGTCTGGAAGGTTAATTCCTGATTAGTATTGTTGTTCAGGTTTTGCTGACGACCCGTCAACATACCTGTATTATTATTCAGCAAATCAGCGAAAAAGTTATTGGTCAATCCGGTACGGCTGTATTGGGTAGAAATACTCCACTCCTGCTGAGGTTTAAACGTGCGGATGTAATCCAGATTCATATCGACCGAGTTGGACAGATCTTTCCGGTTTACATCGCGGTTGGTCATGCTCTGGAGCACGTCATTCGCAAAGGTGCTGGTGAGCTGACTCTGCTGCTGAATAAAATTACGGGTACCAAACCGGACGTTAGCCGACAAGGACTGGTTTTTTGCCAGATCGTAATCGAAACCAAGCGTATACTGACCGAATACGGGTTTATCGAAAGCCGTACCATTCTGAAGCGTGTGCAGCGATTGCGTACCTACTTTCGTTGTCTGGTCTAATGTAGAGGAAGCCCGGTTATACATAGCCCGGCCAAAACCACCCAGCGTAATACCCAGTTTACCCTGCCGATACGATCCATTCAAACCCAGGTTCGACGCCCGCAAGCCTGCTCCGGCATCTACGTTCAAGGTTAATCCATGCAGGGTATTCTTTTTCGTAACGATGTTAATAATCCCGGCGGCACCTTCGGCATCGTACTTGGCCGATGGGCTCGTAATCACTTCTACCGATTTAATCATGTCGGCAGGGAGTTGTTTCAGCGCATCGGCTACGTTAGCGGCAACAATGGTGGAAGGCTTGTTATTGATCAGAACGCGAATATTCTGGCTACCCCGTAAGCTCACGTTGCCATCCAGATCCACCGACAGCATCGGAACCCGTTTTAACACATCAGAGGCATCGCCCCCTTTAGCCGTGATATCTTTATCGGCGTTGAAAACCAACCGGTCAACTTTTTCTTCGATCAGCGCAGCCTGCCCAGTCACAACTACTTCGCCCAGCATACGTACGTCGGCAGGGAGTTTTATCGAACCCAGATTCATGTCGGTGCCTTTGGCAATGGTAAACGACTGAGAGTCGCGGGTTTTATAGCCAATGAAGGAGTACTGAAGCCGATATTCACCAGGAGCCAATTTACTTAGAGAGAAAAGCCCTTTTGCATCGGACGTTGTCCCATCAATAGGCTTATTCGTTTTAACATTCATCAGGGCGATGGTTGCAAATTCAACGGGTTTCCCGGACGTCGAATCGACAAGGATACCTGCTATTTTGCCATTGCCTTTTGGCGTATCTTCGGCAACGCCCGTAAATTCGGCTTTTTTACGTCCGTTATCCTGGCCAAATCCGCCTGGGCCACCGGGTCCACCACCTGGAGGGCCGCCACCAAATTGAGCGTATGTTATTTGGATACCTGACAGACCAGTCCAGAATCCAAGGGTAAGTAGTAGAAGTAAGAATTGCTTACGCATTTGTACCTATAATTTCAGATTGATGGGTCAAAACAACAACCGTTCGATCAATCCAGAAAACGCAATAGACTGAAGGGTTGAAAACATCGGCAGATCACCCTTTTTAGCCGATGAATGACTATGGGATTTCGTGCTTTCAATAATCGGGCCATTCGTCGGTTAAACTAAGCCAGCTATCGGCAAAGTCGGGGGAACCAGCGATTGACTGACGCAGAATCAGGTATTTACTGTAAACTTGTAGCTTTCCTACTGATCATGGCTGTCACCCTGTTTTCACGGCGTTACGTTCCACTGCTGATTCATGTACTGGGTTGGATCTTGCTGGGCTACCTACTTTTTTTCAATCAGTCGCTTAATTCGGAGCTAAAATTTCCGCCCTTATTCTGGATCAGGCAGGTCATCTTTTTTGCTCTGATGGTGGGCGTATTTTACGTAAACTCCCAGCGGCTGGTTCCCAGGTTGCTTTTGCAGGGTCAAACCAGCCAATACATATTGACCTTGTTAGGCCTGATTTTATTCGTCCTTATCGTACTAGGAGGTATTGAGTTTGGATTTGATCTACCCACAAAAGTCCATCGGGTATTTCATCCGGATGGCTTTGGAAAACCGAAGTATTACGGTTGGATTCAGCCTACGCTGTTTACCATTTTTCTTGTGTTAGCCATCAGTACCAGCATTGCCATGCTGCTGAAATGGCAGGATGATGCGAATCTCCGAACCGCCCTTGAGCAGGCCAAGACAACCTCCGAGCTCTCGTTTTTAAAGGCTCAGATCAATCCGCACTTTTTCTTCAATACCCTCAATAACATTTACGCACTCACCCTCATCGACGTTGAAACCGCCCGTGAAGCCCTGCACCGACTCTCCCGGATGATGCGTTATGTGCTCTATGATACTCAGTCTGGTACTACACTGCTAAGTAAGGAACTCTCGTTCGTCAGCGATTACATGCAACTCATGCAGCTCCGGTTAACGGATAAAGTAACCGTAACCCTCGATACACCAAGCCCACTGCATGACCAACCAATTGCCCCCATGCTTCTGCTCCCGTTTGTTGAAAATGCCTTTAAACATGGTGTCAGTGCTCTGCACCCAAGCCGAATTCAAATCGCCATCCAGCAACAGCAGAATACATTAGTACTGGATGTGCATAACACGGTGTTTGTTGAAAAAGCGCCCTCGCTCGAAGCGGGGAATGGCATTGGCCTGACCAACACCCGACGCCGACTCGATCTGCTGTATCCAGGCCAGTACGACCTTCGGATCAATGAGCACACCATGGCTGGCGAATACCACGTGCACTTATCCCTCTCTCTGGCATGACACTCTCCTGCATTGCGGTTGATGATGAACCACTGGCGCTGGGCCTGGTCTGTGCCTTTATCGAGAAAACCCCCTTCCTGAAACTGGCAGGACGGTATAGTAGTGCTGTTGAAGCCTTACAGGGCCTGATGTCAACGCCGGTCGATGTTCTATTTCTCGATATTCAGATGCCTGATCTGACAGGGTTGGAGCTGGCACGTGTACTCGAACGGAGCAACCGGGGTACTAACACGACCCGAATCATCTTTACAACGGCCTTCGATCAATTTGCCCTCGACGGGTTCCGGGTCGATGCGCTGGATTATCTACTAAAACCCTTTAACTACGAGGAGTTTCTGCGGGCGGCCAGTAAAGCCCGGAATTATTTTGAGCTCGTGCATCGCCCCATTGAACAAACCACAGTAGCAATTACCACGTCAACTCCGACTGAGGTTGTCGATGATTACCTGTTCCTGAAGGTTGAGTATCAGCTCGTCCGTATTGCCTACAATGACATTCTGTATATCGAAGGACTTAAAGACTACGTAAAAGTCTACCGGCTCAGTGATCCAACAAAACCGCTACTTTCTTTAACGAGCTTAAAAACGCTGGAAGAGAAACTCCCCATCCGGCAGTTCATGCGGGTCCACCGGTCGTTTATTGTCGCCCTTGATCGTATTAACGCCGTTACCCGCAACTCTGTCC
Coding sequences:
- a CDS encoding outer membrane beta-barrel protein, which codes for MRKQFLLLLLTLGFWTGLSGIQITYAQFGGGPPGGGPGGPGGFGQDNGRKKAEFTGVAEDTPKGNGKIAGILVDSTSGKPVEFATIALMNVKTNKPIDGTTSDAKGLFSLSKLAPGEYRLQYSFIGYKTRDSQSFTIAKGTDMNLGSIKLPADVRMLGEVVVTGQAALIEEKVDRLVFNADKDITAKGGDASDVLKRVPMLSVDLDGNVSLRGSQNIRVLINNKPSTIVAANVADALKQLPADMIKSVEVITSPSAKYDAEGAAGIINIVTKKNTLHGLTLNVDAGAGLRASNLGLNGSYRQGKLGITLGGFGRAMYNRASSTLDQTTKVGTQSLHTLQNGTAFDKPVFGQYTLGFDYDLAKNQSLSANVRFGTRNFIQQQSQLTSTFANDVLQSMTNRDVNRKDLSNSVDMNLDYIRTFKPQQEWSISTQYSRTGLTNNFFADLLNNNTGMLTGRQQNLNNNTNQELTFQTDYQTPIRKNQLLEFGGKAIMRQVDSRFQYLVGGSTGELNIDPTNPSGSLKYSQNIGAGYISYTYVTPSKYTFKVGTRYEHTGISATANENVPLNIPNYSNLVPSINVSKSLKGSTLKAAYNRRIQRPGLQQLNPNVNAANPQMIMKGNPTLSPELTDNVELSLSSTIKKTYLNAAVFGRLTNNAISQVRIPADTSLGYLPGAIITTFQNIGVQRTIGANVFFNTSLTSKWSLNGGLDTYYMYMQGTTAGADGKSVTIDNSGISLGGRLMSQLQLNKGWSAQVFSFFRGPSPQLQGTQGSFYMYSLGIRKDVANKRGSIGLAAENFVGNGVTMRTTLNSPLLSQVNVTHLYNSNLKVTFTYRIGKMTFEEQRRKSKSVSNDDVKGDGGGDAQPQQAAPAGGRPR
- a CDS encoding sensor histidine kinase, which codes for MAVTLFSRRYVPLLIHVLGWILLGYLLFFNQSLNSELKFPPLFWIRQVIFFALMVGVFYVNSQRLVPRLLLQGQTSQYILTLLGLILFVLIVLGGIEFGFDLPTKVHRVFHPDGFGKPKYYGWIQPTLFTIFLVLAISTSIAMLLKWQDDANLRTALEQAKTTSELSFLKAQINPHFFFNTLNNIYALTLIDVETAREALHRLSRMMRYVLYDTQSGTTLLSKELSFVSDYMQLMQLRLTDKVTVTLDTPSPLHDQPIAPMLLLPFVENAFKHGVSALHPSRIQIAIQQQQNTLVLDVHNTVFVEKAPSLEAGNGIGLTNTRRRLDLLYPGQYDLRINEHTMAGEYHVHLSLSLA
- a CDS encoding LytTR family DNA-binding domain-containing protein translates to MTLSCIAVDDEPLALGLVCAFIEKTPFLKLAGRYSSAVEALQGLMSTPVDVLFLDIQMPDLTGLELARVLERSNRGTNTTRIIFTTAFDQFALDGFRVDALDYLLKPFNYEEFLRAASKARNYFELVHRPIEQTTVAITTSTPTEVVDDYLFLKVEYQLVRIAYNDILYIEGLKDYVKVYRLSDPTKPLLSLTSLKTLEEKLPIRQFMRVHRSFIVALDRINAVTRNSVQIGSAVIPVSDQYKEVFGQFISRWL